A genomic stretch from Microtus pennsylvanicus isolate mMicPen1 chromosome 9, mMicPen1.hap1, whole genome shotgun sequence includes:
- the Gdf15 gene encoding growth/differentiation factor 15: MALPAPEAQPPGGSQLRFLLFLLLLLLLLSWPSPGDALALPEQRRSHPESRLDAHELRGRFQDLLSRLHANQSREDSNSEPNPDTTVRILTPEVRLGPRGHLLLRVRWASLTQGLHEAYRVHRALLMLSPSSRAWDVTAPLQRALSLGGTHGRALRLRLALPPDLAVTPSSGARLELHLRSAAGRGRRSAHAFPRDSCPLGPGRCCHLQTVHATLEDLGWSDWVLSPRQLQLSMCVGECPHLYRSASTHAQIKARLHGLQPDRVPAPCCVPSSYTPVVLMHRTDSGVSLQTYDDLVARGCHCA; this comes from the exons ATGGCCCTGCCCGCGCCCGAGGCCCAGCCTCCAGGCGGCTCGCAGCTGAGGTTcctgctgttcctgctgctgctcctgctgctgctgtcatGGCCATCGCCCGGGGACGCCCTGGCACTGCCCGAACAGCGACGTTCCCACCCGGAGTCCAGACTCGACGCTCACGAGCTACGAGGTCGCTTCCAGGACCTGTTGAGCAGACTACATGCCAACCAGAGCCGTGAGGACTCGAACTCAGAACCCAACCCCGACACGACTGTCCGGATACTCACTCCAGAAG TACGACTGGGGCCGCGCGGCCACCTGCTGCTCCGCGTCCGCTGGGCGTCGCTGACCCAGGGTCTCCACGAAGCTTACCGCGTGCACCGAGCACTTCTCATGCTGTCACCGTCGTCGCGGGCTTGGGACGTCACCGCACCCCTGCAGCGCGCTCTCAGCCTCGGGGGAACCCACGGCCGCGCACTGCGCCTGCGCCTGGCGCTGCCCCCAGACCTGGCCGTGACGCCCTCTAGCGGCGCGCGTCTGGAACTGCACCTGCGATCGGCCGCCGGCAGGGGGCGCCGCAGCGCACACGCGTTCCCCAGAGACTCCTGCCCGCTGGGTCCCGGGCGCTGCTGTCATCTGCAGACTGTACATGCGACCCTCGAGGACCTGGGCTGGAGCGACTGGGTGCTGTCTCCGCGCCAGCTGCAACTGAGCATGTGCGTGGGAGAGTGTCCACACCTCTACCGCTCGGCCAGCACGCATGCGCAGATTAAAGCGCGCCTGCACGGCCTGCAGCCTGACCGGGTGCCTGCTCCCTGCTGCGTCCCCTCCAGCTACACCCCGGTGGTCCTCATGCACCGGACGGACAGCGGCGTGTCACTGCAGACCTACGACGACCTGGTGGCCCGGGGCTGCCACTGCGCATGA